The genomic region TGCTCAGGTTTAATAGTCAATTGTTATCGTTATGCAGTACGTGAATATACCGAATATACATTGCCATTTTTTGACGCTTCCGTTAAAGATTTTTTTCTTAAATATTCAGTTATTACTAATAATCCTAATCCCGGCGATTTGATTTTTATGGGGGATGAAGATACGGATTTCCCAACACATATTGCTTTCTATGTAAAAACAGTTGATGACAATATTTATTTTATTGACTCTACAAAGAAAGAAGCTATGGAAGGGCATCCGTCCATCAATGGGGTAACTGAAAGATTTTATAATAAAAATGATAAAAGGTTTAAATCTTTTGCGAAAATAAAATTATTAAAAAATAGATAATGATGAAAATATTTACTGATCTGAAGCTTTTTTTGCAAGTCTTGCTAATCTTAGGTCAAAATCTCCCATTCTGACATGAGGCATTCTTGAAACTTTTGCAGCTCTTTGGCAGATAAAATAAGCCTCATTATACATTTTTATTCTTTCCAGCAAAAT from Treponema vincentii harbors:
- a CDS encoding NlpC/P60 family protein produces the protein MFFAKRYRDSQTEYEFGGQDELRAIKIDCSGLIVNCYRYAVREYTEYTLPFFDASVKDFFLKYSVITNNPNPGDLIFMGDEDTDFPTHIAFYVKTVDDNIYFIDSTKKEAMEGHPSINGVTERFYNKNDKRFKSFAKIKLLKNR